Part of the Polyangiaceae bacterium genome, CCGGGTTGAATCCCCCGCCGATGCCGCCGGTTCCGGACGTCCCGGAGCTGTTGCCGGTCCCCGCCGAGCCGTCGCCGCTGGCGCCGCCACCCCCCGCAGCACCGCCGGAGGAGGTCCCGCCACCGCCGGAGCCCCCGGAACCGCCGTCGTCCGAATCGCTGCCACATGCCATGGCCAGGCCGAGGGCCAACAGAACCGAGACACCCAGAGCTTTTCGAAGCTGCATGATCGTCACCTCACCCAAGCTCTCGAGTGTAACGGATCGAGACGCTTCGCCAATTTCTTTCCAGGTGTGGGGCGAGGTATGAGGAGGTCGTGAGGGCGCCGCTCGTCGCGTGGATCCTACTGTTTGCCGCGCCTGCGGCAGCCGAGGAGACCGACCCGTGGTGGGGGCGCGACAAGGCGCTCCACTTCGGTGTGTCCGCCGGCCTCGCGGCCGGAGCCTACGCCACCTCTTCGTTCGTGCTCGACGAGCGCTGGCAGCGCGCCAGCGCCGGCGCGGGCTTCTCGATCACACTCGGCGCCGGCAAGGAGCTCTACGACGCCGCAGGCTACGGACACCCGAGCGCGAAGGACTTCGCCTGGGACGTCGCGGGCGCGGCCGTGGGCACGGCCATCGCGTTGCTCGTCGACGTGCTGATCGCGCCGAAGCAGCGCGAAGCCGTGCGAGCAGGGCGCGCGACGCTGGTGACGCGCTGACCTCGCCGCGCTACGCGGGCGACCATGAAGCTCCTCGACGGAAAGGTCGCGATTGTCACGGGTGCGGGAGGCGGCATCGGGCGCGCCACGGCGTTGCTCCTCGCACGCGAAGGCGCGAAGGTCGTGGTCAACGACGTGGGCGGCGCCCGCGACGGCAGCGGCGAGAGCGCGTCGCCCGCCGAGACGGTGGTGGCCGAGATCCGCGGCTTGGGCGGCCAAGCGGTAGCCAGCCCCCAGAGCGTCGCGACCCGCGCAGGCGCCGAGCAGATCATCGCGACGGCCGTCAAGGAGTTCGGCCGGGTCGATGTTCTGGTGAACAACGCAGGGATCTTGCGCGACAAGACCCTGCTCAAGATGGATGACGAGATGTGGGACGCGGTGATCGGCGTCCACCTGAAGGGCACGTTCCTCTGCACCCAGGCGGCGGTGGCCCAGATGCGCGCCCAGGGCTCGCCTGGCAGCGTCGTCAACACCACCAGCGTCTCGGGCATGCTCGGCAACTTCGGCCAGGCCAACTACTCCGCCGCGAAGGCCGGGATCTACGGCTTCACGCGCACCGCATCGATCGAGCTGCAACGCTACGGCATCCGAGTCAACGCCGTCGCGCCCATCGCCAAGACGCGCATGACCGAAGATTTGCCGATGTTCGAGAAGATCCAGAGCATGACGCCGGAGCACGTCGCCCCGGCCCACCTGTTCCTGGCCAGCGAGCTGTCGGGCGATCTTACCGGCGCCGTGCTCTCGGTCGCCGGGGGCAAGCTCAGCGTCTACAAGGTCGTGGAGAGCGCCGGGAAGTTCAAGGACTCGGACCAAGGTGTGTGGACGGCACGAGAGATCGCCGACCACTGGGAAGTGATCTCCAAGGTTTAGAGCCGCTTCCCGGGCCCGCCTTCCATCTGGCCCCTCGATTGCTGGTCCAGGGGTCGGATGTTACGTTAGTCGAGCCTTTCGACCGCCCGTGCCGCGATGACTCGCGACTCGAACATCCCGCTCTTCCTCTGGATCGCCACTGCGTTGCTCGCGCACCTGGCCTGGGGCGGGGGTGCGTCCAAGATGTCGAAGGCGTTCGAGGAGACGCTGGACATCAAGCGTTTCGCCCAGAGCGTGCAGCGGCAAGTGCGCGGCGGAGCGACCGTGGAGGTGGCGCTGCTCGACGAGTCGGCGAGCGAGGCGCCGCCGCCCGAGGAGAGTCCCACGCCGCCTTCGGCCAAGGAGGAGGACCCGAGCACGGAGCCGTCGGAGGAGCCGTCGGAGAGCGACGAGGCGAGCAAGAAGAAGGAAGAAGAGGCGAAGAAGGAAGAGCAGGCCGAGCCGGACAAGCCCGAGGCCCCGAAGCCCGAGCCGCCCAAGCTCGAGGTCGAGAAGAAAGCGAAGGAAGAGAAGAAGGCCGAGGAGCCCAAAGAGCTGCCCAAGATCCAGGCCAAGAAGCGCGTCGCGGTGGTGCAGCACGTCGACGACCCGAATCAGA contains:
- a CDS encoding SDR family NAD(P)-dependent oxidoreductase, which encodes MKLLDGKVAIVTGAGGGIGRATALLLAREGAKVVVNDVGGARDGSGESASPAETVVAEIRGLGGQAVASPQSVATRAGAEQIIATAVKEFGRVDVLVNNAGILRDKTLLKMDDEMWDAVIGVHLKGTFLCTQAAVAQMRAQGSPGSVVNTTSVSGMLGNFGQANYSAAKAGIYGFTRTASIELQRYGIRVNAVAPIAKTRMTEDLPMFEKIQSMTPEHVAPAHLFLASELSGDLTGAVLSVAGGKLSVYKVVESAGKFKDSDQGVWTAREIADHWEVISKV